CTTTGTTCTGTGTTCAGCCAAATTTAGAACACATATATATACCGAATGAAATAGTTATGCATCTTGTTTATGCATTATTAGATTTATTGACCAATAGATATCTCGTCAGCATAGGCCAAAACGAAACTGATTTAGGATTTAACTTTGTCTGCTAGATTTTACATCAATcaatcttgtttttttttcacatattcaTATGAAATTTAACTACTCTAATTGTAATTGTCCACTTTATCTGAGAGTCACGTACAGAAAACAGGCATAGTGCGTGTAGCATCTGGTTCTCTGACTAATTTTCTCattgaattaatatattatacagAAAACATGACCACATTGacttaagaaaagaaagagactGGGAGTTCAGGGCGAGAAAGTCTCAAAATTCGCACATGTTTCTCTTTTCACgcaatatatatattcaattgtTACACACGACCACATGTGCATATATCATCGGATAAATGTATTCAATTGTTGCAGTGTattcattttttgtttaaagTTCAGATGATTTTTCTCTTTATCTCGGACGATTATCggttttcatattataaaagtaaccGAGGCTTTGTGCTGAGCATCTTCCTAATGAAgcttttctgtatttttgtgTGGATAGTTTAGCAAAGTTTAGCATTGATATGAATAGATATTTTGTATAGTTTTGTAGTTTATGCATTATGTACGCTATAGTCGGACTCCACTAACATTATTCACATTCCACTGCCTTTATTGGATTCTCATCTTTAACGTGGGGATGGGTCactttatgttattttatgttCCATTTTATAAATACCATTTTTAATTTGTCTTTGTCTACTTGACTTAATTTCCATGCATGACTCGGATCTTTAATGGATCTCATGCACTGATCAGATTAATTGTTATTATGACCTCACTAATCATAGACTTTATaacttcaaaaaattatattaattaatctgCATACTCCGTGATCTATGCACAAACTATTAATTTCTATATGGATAACTCCAACttggataaaattatatttgattaaaaacaaatctcttttcaaagtctcgaaaacttaaaataaattcttcaaGTGTTAACAGTTAAGCGATCTTCTTGTTGTGTCTCATGGTTGATGTTTTTGATGATGCTTCGtcttatgcttttttttttttgtttctgcgATTGTTTTTCAGTTTTGTTCCTTATCTCCTTCGGTAGTATAAGATACAATTCAATCGAATCCTTTTCTTCTTAAATTTTCTCCTTCCACGCCTTCAattgttcttcttctcttctttgcACATTCTTCCTTTCATCATTAATGCTTTACAAGTAAGTATAAGACAAAGACCATCAACAACTTGTAAAGTTTATAAATCTAAGAACGGGAGATCCTCACAGATAGCCACTTATACAGTGAAAAagacaaaatttcaaatatcacataaaaacataattaaataaataaagtctaactacaaaaaaaaaaaggtacaCCTTTGttctataaagaaaaataaaattactatcAATCTTGTAAATGTTAGATCAGAAcctcatattttcttttaacttttatcgTTAAACTATGTTAACAActcaaatcatatataatatatatatatatatatatatatatatatatatatatatatatatatatataataaaatattaaatgctttatgtcattatattttatcaaacaatttattaaagtgatttgattgaaattcaatttgttgtccGTGAGAGGCGAGAAGAAGACCCTCTCACACAATTGAGTTTGTCTCCTGGATTTAGGTTTTAGCCCACTGATGAAGAGCTTCTGATTCAATACCTTTGTCGTAAGCTGAGGTtgtgttttaagaaaaaatgatgGTATTTCTTAGGAATAGGAAGTACTATAATGGTTCACAGCCAAACATAGTTGCGGCGGGTTTTGGGTACTGACTCAGATTTTTTGCACATTTCAAAATAGTTTGAGATCCATCTCAAGTTATATTTTCATGTTAGCTAATCGTGCTGTTTAGTATAGTAGAAAGTAAActcttacaattttatttactaCATGACTGCAGAATTTATAACGCATTAAATCAGGAAATATGATTGAGAAATTATGGAAGGAATTAAAAGATCAAGTATACTATGACAACAAATAagttatattgtattttaacaACAATAAGAGCTTGAGTAAGTTAAAAcatattaacattaaatttcTAGTTGTTAAAGAAAAAGTACAAAGTAGACCGTTTTCTATAAAACACTTAGAGATAGAAAATCTTTATACTAAAAGTCTTCCGTCCAAGGATGTTCATGAGCAGGTTGTTCATATGGgtattttaaagtttgaagaatcTTTTGTTTAGTGAGAGTTAATTACTTTTACGTGTTTTGTGTTTCATGTTTGATTTTATGTATGGATACATTGTCTTTTGAACATATttgatttcatatatatatatatatatatatatagtttttatttagaaattacACTTTgtatattaaagttattatataaAGTAAGGATCAattgaaaatagaagtttatAAGTCACATTTACGTCATTTTTAATGATATACATTTTATGATGAATCCATATCATTTAATTCTATTagcataattgattattgacaTGTTTAGTTGCTATtgatacaaaaaaaattactttgatTCTATATGTGGTTCTAATCAATGAACGAAGCTTTTTTGAATATGTTCAAGATATACAATAACAATTTTAATCTCATAAAGtctaacatatatataaaaattgtaaggATATATACATATTTGTGACTAACAGGTGATTGTTAGATATTTAagtcatacatatatatattacatatatacataggatcattatattttattagtcaatttcttaaaataatttaattgagatAAATTTATGACTCAACGTATATGTCAtgaaatattatcaatttaaaacttataaacaaTATTCTAATTTGATgagttgttaaattaaaaatattaaaaattaattaactgaTAGAAGTTACATGAAAGGGTTATAATCCCCATTTGTCAACacctatatatttttcttcatctccactagaagataaaataatattcatttttctttttcatcatctccattagaaaaaaaataataaagaaactaATGTGTTCTATAATTGAAAGaaacaaatatcatattttCATCTATGTTTTTTGTAATGGTAAATTCATTCATGTACGCTTCAACATACTACTCCTaagataattgaaaatattttgttatatgaTAGAGTTTGATTGTTCTTCCTTATTGATCTATTTTGGTTCATAACTCTAACTGACCAACCttctataacaaaaaaaaagagacatgGAATAGATATACATATTACACATAAAATTAATACTATGTAcctatattttacaaatatttacaaACCAAAGTTAAGAATTCATGTCAACGATTCTCAACTTTGTCAGAATGATGTTTTACGGTGACAACTCTCTTCTCCCCCTTCTGAACCATTCAGCAAAAACCACAGGGAGGATTTTGGAGGGAGTGTTTCAAATAGTGTATTTAAGATAGAGGCCGAGGGAAAGATTTTAGATTTGCTTTGATTATTCACCAAAACTTTGAATTTGGCTTGATTAGTTTACTCACCATTTCATCCACAATCTGCTAAATCCTAGTCATCAATATGGAATTTGATAAGAAGTGTTTGAGGGAATTTCAgatggtttttaattttatgcatTGAACGTAACTCGTTTTTGTATGTTGAAGTAAAGTCTTACGTTGGAATCATTTACGTTGAAAATTTTCCTGTAGAAAAAGTTAATCTGGTCATATCATCAATAAGCCTGTTTTTATTGCATTATCCTATCATAAGTCAAAAAACTAATCCTAAAAGACACTGCTTCAGGAGTTATACGACcatattcatttctttttctgtgATGTGAAAGGGAATTATACTGAAAAAAGGGTGGAAAATGAAACCCAATAAACATAGTGATATGTCGCAGTTTCTGATGGATGGGATTTCGGATTTATGTCATTCTGAGACAATTTTTGTGCTGATACTATTCTTTAACAGTAGAATGACCATTTAAAGCATCAATGAATTATCTACCACAAAATTGTGACATATATCTCTAAAATTCTATACGCACTGCAAAGACCTTGCGTATGTAATTGAACTGCCATCTTAATTGCATATGCTTAGCACCATCCACTCTCTGTAAAGGATGCAGAGCAGGTTTAAACCCCCACTTAATCAGAGCTTGATTAATAGTGAAAGAATGTGTATTAAGAATTAAGATTATTATGCTTCCCATGTGGGTCAATAAAAACTTTACAAGTTGTTGTTTCGTGCTTCATTCATGGGTCTCATTGTAGGATTGCAGTATAAGATCTGCAGATATGCCACAGAAGAATTGACTGTTCATTTATGGCAGCTTCATATTTAGATGTTATGTATCtcttttttcattatttcatcaatttctttctctctcttttcctgTACACTTTATATTTGTGAAACATCATTAAGTAGTCCAAAAACAGTATTATTTATGGTAATACTGACATCAAGAATAATCAAGTATAATAAATTCTTTGTTGTTAATATAAGCATTTATTGAGATAATGAAGAGATAGTAATTTTACAATACCTAAAAAATTTTCCATATTTGGAGTGTACCATTTgctctttctttaattttaaagctCAAAAATCCCCTTTTTGTGCAGAAAGCATTGGAACACTATGATCTTGCAGATTAACTATTTGTGTTTCCTTCCATATGTAGCACCATACCATAATAGAGGTACTTCTATATGTGAAAGCTTAATTCTCCTTTTTGGGAATAAGTTAGCTTCACTTTATAGCTCAGAGTAGGCTATGCAAGGGGTAAAGTATCAATCTTTGGAACTATATTTGATTATgaaaacttaaaactttaagCAAAGTGGACCAGGTAAACTCATGCACATTTTTAACAAGGTATTCATGATTCAGTTCATGTAATAAACGTAACAATTCAttccaaaatttaataaatccATGACAAGTTACAgaataattaaacaatataatgTTCTTCTCTCACATTATAGCAGAAAGATGCTCGAAAAAAGGAATAATAATTGCAGAGTAAGAAATTACGAAACGGACACGAGCAAAGCAGATCAAAATCGAATCTGAAACGAATAACGGAGCGAGTGAAGCCGCGTGTTGAGTCACGATTTGTCAGGGGTCACGTTGGCGGCGGAGTGGTGGTTCTGGAATGCGGCGGAGAAAGTGGAGTTGAGATCGGAGTAGAGCGAGAGGACCTTCGAGATGTTGCCGTTGAGCTCCTGAATGAGGGACACGTTCTTGACCATGTTGTGGCGGAGCCTCGTTTGTTGATTCTCGTTCACCTCATCGATCAGGCGGCGGTTGCGGTCCAACATCGACTGCACTTCGCCGAGGCTCTCGTCGACCGCCGCCCACACCACGGGGTCGCCATCGACGCCGTCGTGTGCGGTGGCGGGGGAACGACGGGAGGAGTCGCTGTTCATCGGGGATTCGGTGGTGGATTAAAAGGCGGTCATGGGTACCAAAAGTGcaaaagtatataattatttttctgtcGGTTTAAATATACCTGATATAATTTGTGCTGAACTagttgttctttttttttttttgaaaaatactttTAGATGTGACTCTGTGTTTAgtataatatctttatttttt
This window of the Vigna angularis cultivar LongXiaoDou No.4 chromosome 7, ASM1680809v1, whole genome shotgun sequence genome carries:
- the LOC108337744 gene encoding protein EARLY FLOWERING 4 → MNSDSSRRSPATAHDGVDGDPVVWAAVDESLGEVQSMLDRNRRLIDEVNENQQTRLRHNMVKNVSLIQELNGNISKVLSLYSDLNSTFSAAFQNHHSAANVTPDKS